A single genomic interval of Tautonia marina harbors:
- a CDS encoding transposase domain-containing protein, translating to MPTQAIRPSAFAPAAPGCPGPWPRRWHRRPSGRGRRDSNAKRRPSRGCAPPPRARRAAGGRTAAILLSVTQRARAFGLEPWSYLRDLLGRVSTHPASWIAELLPDQWQPGCERS from the coding sequence TTGCCCACCCAGGCCATCCGCCCGTCGGCCTTCGCCCCCGCGGCCCCTGGATGCCCAGGCCCGTGGCCTCGACGCTGGCATAGGCGACCGTCCGGCCGCGGGCGTCGCGATTCCAATGCCAAGCGACGGCCGTCCCGAGGGTGTGCCCCGCCTCCCAGAGCCCGCCGAGCCGCCGGGGGCCGGACCGCGGCGATCCTGCTGAGCGTCACGCAGCGTGCCCGGGCCTTCGGCCTGGAGCCGTGGTCGTATCTGCGCGACCTGCTCGGGCGGGTGAGCACGCACCCGGCGAGCTGGATTGCAGAGTTGCTCCCCGATCAGTGGCAACCGGGCTGCGAGCGGTCCTGA